ACATTCAGATCGGGAATCGTTtctgaaaaccctagaaagatGCGTAAACCAGCTAAGCTATTACAAGTATGATATGAGAGACTGTGAGGGATTGCAGTTACAATTAAAGATGAGAATTCACATGAAAACGCggcgaagaggaagaagaagcagcgtTACCTGAGAGAAATTGAAAAGAGAAACAAGGTTGAAGAGTGAGGAGCTACCGCCACACACACACACTGTAACACCGtccttctcttagctttcttcCACACACAAATGACAAGGAAGGCAATGGTGGCCAGAGCAGGAAGATGGCAGGAGAGCGGCGAAACGACGACACTGGCGCGTAAACAACAAGGAGACGACGAGGAGATAGGGAGAGGCTAATGACGCTGACGCTGTTGGATGCTAGGGCAGAGGCGACAAGAGAGAAGGTGGAGGGGAGGCTAACGGCGCAGCGAGGGCCGTGCTGGTGACGGCGGAGATCTGAGCTCTTCCAGGGTTGCCATTGATGAGAGTGATGGTGAGAGTTGAGAGTGGGAGAGTCCCAATCGAAGCTTTTGGCCAAGTTTGAGGGTGATTAGGAGGATTCAGGAGTTACTGGGTTGGGGGCCGAGTTATTAGGGTTTTCTTTTAAAAaccttttggccacgcttttaaagcgtgccaaaaGAGTACCAGGATATGGCCACGTTTTGTAAGCGTGGCCGTAATGAAACCCTATCGCCATGCTTTTAAAACGTCCCTCTTTCtctctatggccacgcttttgaagcgtggcagAAAAAAACGTGGCCCTTTCTCTAATCAATTGCCACCCTTCAAAAAGCGTGGTCGTTGACCCTTTTCGCCACGTTTTTGAAGCGTGGCGAGAAAAAACGTGGCCAAATCTCTATTCAATCGCCACCCTcacaaaagcgtggccattgacaacttttggccacgcttttaaagcgtggcaaaaaaaaagcgtggccataggccttttttcttgtagtataTACTGgcatttagtttttttttttacttttattgttgTACTATGTGCACAAATTTAAATGTTATATCATaactttttgtaatttttaacaaaaatttatgtattttttattttttatcatcattttttttttgtaatttttcttgtttcgTACACTCCAAaagaacaaaacaagaaaaaaaataaagttaaacaaataaaaagaagaaattaaaaaaaatctacaatAACACcaaaaggagaaggaaaaagaaattttaaaaaggagtaattattcaaattaaattttgcgAACTTTAATATTgaatattttaacttttttaattttaaaatacataaaatagttcctaatatttatttttgttatacaATATAGTCTCTTTTCAATTTAATTCGTTTAATTGAAATGactgttttaaaatttttaagatttgtcgggattgtttttttttttaatttttaaggaacattttgtattttattatttgaatcaAAGTAGATAAAAATTGTATTATCTACAGAAGATAAATATTAAAgactattttatatattttaaaatttgaaaaactaaagtgattcattttaaaatttttaaggagTGATTTGtgtaactatttttataaaataatattacaacagcagtaataaaagaagaataaaaaaaagaaacgtACAAAAAAAATGTGTAATTCACATACAGATTATGTAAGTAATTTTAACTGAATTTGAGCTAGTTAAATAGATTTAGTTACTAAGACatttaggtagcatttgtttTAAGGTATTGAGACAAAAATTTGAAGACTATGACTCAATATTATGTTTGTTAGTCCCAAAACTAGTATTAAATTTTCATtctttgtttcaaaaattttagtattttagtactttcaaaaaataaaggcacaggagactaaaatttttgaaaataaagattgaaactttaataacattttatacctaaaataccctatttcaattaattaattctaactttactctttgtataaattaaattagagtttcattcttatttcaGTATCTGTCTCTCACTTTATACCAAatacaatatcaaaatttatttcaatttctgtctcaGAGTCTCTGTCTTTCAGTATTGGTCTTTTAGTTTTTGTGTCTCTTCCAAACTTCAAATATCCTCAATTTATTTAGTGGAAGAGAatattattaaaagtaattattattaattaaatattttaaaaataatatacatgtaatacaaacaaaatataaaattcgaaattaaTATTCGAGAAACAATACATCGTGAGGGCAAGCGATGACTACATCATCTCCTAAAATAGCATAATCCGTGAAACGCCGTCCGGGATACAGTTGCTCAGCGCAACCACTACCTGAAATGAGTGACTAATAATAACACCCAGTTCAGACAGGGCCGCCTCGTAGCATTTGGCTACCCCGCTATCGGCAATGACAACGTCATCACCGACGAGAAAGTTGCGACCGAGTACCGCCAGGCGCTTAGTGATCTAGGAGTGGATATTTCACTACCCAAATCCCTGATCTCTAAGACTGGTAGTGCTGCGAAGCGCTTCCGATGTCATCATACGAGAAAGGATTTATCTCCAATCTCCATGAGAAACATGACTAACACCCACCATCCACATGGGCTCTACGCCGTTCTGAACCTTTATAAGGTAAAACGGTTTAGTACCTTCTGTCGATTGGCGGGTGCTGGTTACTGGACGCTTTCGCGCTTAAATAAAACTCTGTCGCCTAAGTACCAGCGACTTAAAGCGATATGGGATAAACGCAACTTACCTTTTGAACTATGGCTTGGGCGGCTTAGACCACTCAATCCTTATCTACATGGGCATCTTATTGATTACCTACGTAAGGCTTTTAAGCCTACAGATCTCAAGTTGTGCCCTCCCGagttatataatgatgattgtcGAGAGTTGCTCGCTGAGATTACTGTGGTTAAGGGTTGGGTACGTCAGTGGCTCAAGTACGTTCAATGGTACCATACGATCGCACTTGACCCTGAAGTTTCAGTCGAAGCCTTCTTTAAAGCGCCCGTCGTAACTAGTAGTTGGAAAGCTACTAGGGAGGATCCACAGTTAGTTAGATTTGGTTTAATGTGGAAACTCTACGATGAGGTTGCTAAGAGGTCCCTGAACTACAGCCCACCTGCCTTAGTTCGGGTAGGGGGCCTATCCTCCTGTGAGGTGTCTCTGGTACTGAGTACCTTTTGTATGCTTCTGGGCTTAACCGGCCTAGAGCAGGGAGAGGAAGCATTCACATTAATTGTGATTGTAGACTTTCCCGAGCCATCGGTCATAAGACTTTGGGCATCCAGGATTGTCAAGAGGAAGTATGATATTCTCGTTGAATTAAGACGGAAGGTCGATACTGcgcaaaaaaaatcaaagaggaATCGAACCTCTTCctgtttttttttgtaaaaaaactTGAATCCATTTGATTTCCCTCCCCCCTTCCCCCGTTATTTTAGCTGCAACGGCCTAAATTGAGTACAatgcttccttcttttcttcgaTTGAATGAAGTCCCCCTGCAGTGGAATCATGAATTTGACTCGAACCAATATCTCTGACTTTCCCTTTAGTCGATCATGATGGGAAGACCCCGCTGCCCAGGATCTCGGGACCCCTCCCCCCTTTCTAATGAGGGGAAATTTCGCGTTTTCTACTGActctataatatatattttttattttagcccCTCCTGAAAAGCATCCTTTCTTGCAAATTCCTGATGGTTTCCCAGTCCCGTTGGCGAAGTTTGTCGCGTATAATGAGGAGATTCTCCAAAGAATCTTCCCCAGTTTTTGTCCGCGGGTTGCCGAGGGCCCACGCCCCCCGGTTCAACCAATCACCAGTTGGATCATGAGCAGACATTTCCATGGCGATATCTGCTTTGACCTCAAACAGGTCTTCGGCATCAAGATGAGCAATACGGAGTTCTTCTGCGGAGGCAAAGGGATTTTCCTCCAAAAGCCGCGTCCGGATCGACAGAACCGAGTCCCCCCCAATGACCTCCGCCTCGTTATACGGAAAGTGGGCCACATGAGATGGACCGGCTTCCGCTTCCCCGGAAGCTACAGGATTAGCGGGAGGCACTGCTTGTTCTGCTGGGATAGGCGTTACTGATGTGCTACTCCCGGGGGAGTTCGCAGCATGCTCAAAATGCGTCCACACGCCCGAGGGCGAAGAGACGCCCGACGGTTCCTGCGAGGTGCTCCCCAGTAACGACGTCCAGCCGGTACTGGACGACCCATTTACGGAGGGGGAGGACGCACACAAAGCACTCAATGGCGAGAGGGCCCCGCCCATGGAGTATAACAGAGCTAATGATGGTATAGCAATGAACATCGGGATGATACTAGGAAATTTGGATACCCGAGAACCATAATCTTTACTAGGAACAGCTTCTACGACGATAGGCGTAAAGGCATGATTAGTTCCACAAATCTCACTGCACTGACCATAGTAAACCCCTTCTCGTTGTACCGAAATAGAGATCTGATTTAAACGACCAGGTACAGCATCACATTTGACACCTAAGGAAGGTACAGCCCAACTATGAGGTACATCAGCAGGTGTTACAATAATACGTAGATGAGTTTTGGCTGGTACAACCACTCTATTGTCCGCTTCTAATAAACTTGATTGACCCAATTCTAGATCATCTTCTGGAATCGTATAACTGTCAAAAGTGAGTGACTGTTCATCGGAACTGTTATAGTCTGAATACTCATAAGTCCGATACCATTGATGTCCAATAGCTTTGATAGTAATGGCTGGATCTACTACTACCTCGTCCATTGAGTATAACAGAGCAAATGATGGTATAGCAATGAACATCGGGATGATACTAGGAAATATGGTCCGAAGAATCTCGATAGTAGTTCCATGAACAATCCTTTGCGGGATTGGGTTTTTTTGATAGTGGAAATGCCATAAAGCGCGAACCAAGATCCGTGATACGAAAACCAAAATCAGAATGAGGAAGAAAAAGATATCGTGATGTAAATCGATTATTCCTTGCATCATAGGACTTGCTGCGTCTTGAAATCCTAATTGCCATGGCTCCGCTGCATCACACAAAGCTGCTTTATCGGGTAATATACCCAACCTATTCGATAGATCCAGGGCATCCTTATAGGCTTCACCTTCTATTTCGTTTTTGTTCAAATCATCTAACAGGTGCTCCAGAAAAGGGATATTGTTGCTTTCGCCATGTAAAGCTTCGGCCGCACTCAGAACGTCTTGGTCACTCTTGTTAGTCATCAACTCTCCCAATTTATCGTGTATATCAGATTGAAGCTCTACTATACGTTCACTGTCCGGGTTAAGACCCGGATGATCCTCATCAATACCATGAGTCTCGTAATTATAATTAGAAGGAGCCGGCTGCTCCACCTCAACATCACTTGCTATGGAAGGTAATGAGGGGACAGATGGAACCGAGTCAGCTGGTAAGGGTGGCAGGTCAGAAGGGACCGATGGAAAATCATTCCACATTGAAGCTGTATCACTCGAAGTTGAGTTAAGACTCTTCTCATCAAATAAAGAGATGCGTCGAACGTTGTTAAACATAGTGATTGATCTAAAATAATTCCCTCCAGACAGACTGAACTCTTAACTCCGTCAAGCCTGTAGGAGTTGTGAAGAACTCTTGTGAAATGTGCTTGGTTGTTGACCAAAGAAAAGCATGGGAGTCGAAAGGCGGTCGAGTTaagtaaagactcaaaacaaTGAAATCCTGGAACACTATCTATATCTCTTTTTCCCCAAAGATAGAGCATTTTTTATCTTAGGCGAACGAGGGTTACCGGCTCTACGACCTCGCAAGGCGCTACTGTAGTGCTCTTTGGGCCTGCCGCTTTCTCAATCGAAAATGAAAACTGTCAAGATTAGCCTACTGAAGGATTCTTTCTATCACCTTACGTAATTTCTTGATGGATTTTCTGCCATCACCTACACAATTTCAAAGTTGCATTTTGAATGAGAAAAGACACAGAATAAAGGCAACAAAGGCTGCAGATGGAGGGAGGGAAGGATTCATAGATGGCATCGAATCAGCCAGAGCCAGCTGTTAGCCTTACTGCATTCGCTGAAATAAGACTTTCATTGATACTTGAACATCAGACTGACCTAAAGAGAGAACTCGTACCATGATTAGCAGATGCTTCTCAACTCTATCGATTTCAAGCAGACGAGTTGAACATTTCCTTACCTTGCAAAGCAATAGCGCTAGCCAGGTCAAAAGCCCATTTTCCAGGATTCTGTGGGCAGTTTCCGCTTCCCTTATATATTCTTAGCCAACGCTTATCTCATCCCTACGCATCTCACATTCCTCAGAACTCTTTTCTTAGGATTCACAGGTCTTGCTTGATTTCCCTTCTCCCGTATTATTGGTGCGGCgggtaataataataaccatgTCCCTTCTTCCCCTTGTAAGGGGCCCCCTCCTCCTCTCACTCGCTGACCAAACAAAGAGTTCGTTGTCGGGCGATCCCGTTGATGAGGTTGCTTGCGTCGGTGAATTGACTTCGAGGAAAGCAATAGTTGCCGTGTACGAATTGGGTGAAACAGCTTTTCATGTAAATGAGAAGGGCTATGTTTCGGTTTCTCCGGAGTGAAACGACTGTGAAAGAGGGGCTTTAGCCTATCTATATAGTATACTGTAGTGGGGGCCCCGGTAAAGGCAAAACCAAACAATCTCCATGGGCGCTAATAGCTAAAGAAGGAGCCCTTGCCCCGGTATTGAGAAGGAAAGCAACCGAGTCGATGGCGAGAACCCCGAACTATGGCTTTGTACACCCTTGCCTTTTTTCCAGGTAAGCTTTATTATTCCCTTACCTACACACTACTAGGGTCACTTCCCCGAACCACGGAATTTTTTCCCCTTGCCTTAATCGCTTTCCCGCCGTTCTTGCTTATGTGTTCCCGTACCTTTCATGATAATGAAGGTTTTTCCCCGTACTGGTTCGAAAAAAAGTCGACTGGATAGAGTCGAAGACGGGACTAAGCTCCATGGCGATGGGAAGAAAGATTGAATTGCCAGTTCGAAGCCCACTGCTTTAGGTAAAGTAGTTACGTGCTTTGCAGCTATTGAATTGGCCTTGTTTTCATTCATCTCGCCTAGTGCAAAAACAATGAAAGCGCATTTTACCCGgattcaaatcaattaaaatcaGTCGAACATAGCTGCATTCATTCGATCTTTTCAAAGAACAAGGTCTCAAACAACAGAATGCAAATGCAAAATAACAGGAGCGGCACATCTTCGATTCTTCCATCGTTCGTTAGCTACATTTATTCAACTACTCAATTCAGTGATACAAACAACAGGAGATCCGTTCTCTTATTTCCGCCTCATTTGAATATCATACTTCAAAAAATGTTCTAGACTAAACAAATGTTCATGACATGTTCTAGTTAATGAAATGTTTTCATGTTACAGAAGATCCAAAATTCTTCATTGATCCCAGCGACCTCGATTCTATACTTCATGTATATCTAGAACGAGTAGAATTGAATCACACCGCTCTAGTGCTTCTATCGAAGAGGCCCACGCTTCTTGTCTGTAAGTACAAGAGTCTTCTTCCTCCCGATAGCGGGGCTTCAAAGCGTGACGCTCGTGCTTCTTTCTAGGAAGCTAGCTAGCGGACTCATTCAAGACCCCCATCTATTGGGGCACAGTCACCCAAACTGACCAGAACTCAGACTTGGATTTATGGACAGCAGACAGCCATTGATCAGCAGGTGGAATGGGGACCTTAACCATCCTAGGTTTCTCTGGAAAGTTAGGCATCTTCCCAAACATTGCCAGCGGATTTGGTGTAGGTCTTCCGCTCTTGAAGTTCCGAAGCTGCAAAAAAGTTCTCCTATGCTGCCCCCCAAGTGACAGAACTGGCTGCTTGGGGACCAACCTCTGAGCAGCATCCTTTATGGCAGAACCCAACTGGATGGCTCCAGAATCAAATAATTCTGCATGGAGGAGATTCGAACAGCTCTCACACATCCTATGCCTGAAGGTTTTCAACCAGTCTAGTCATTCCAGGAGGACTCTGCAATACCTGCTTGTATGTCATCCCAGTCTCACTTGCCCTCGAGGACTCAGAACCACTTTTCATCATCCCTTCAGTAGCATTCCATTGGTCAACTGACATAGCTTGCGTCCCTTTTCTTTCAGGAATAGGGAAACATTTTCTTGCAGTCACACGTACCGCTTGAAAATGAACTTTCTTAAACTGGCTTTGCAACTACAACTTCCATTAGAACTAGATGGTTGGGAATTGACACTTACACTCCAAGGGCTTACCTTTTTTATGCTATTGGAAGGGCCTAGCATAGTAATAgaatatgagaaagaagaaggtgacttCCCAAGTTTCTTGACCAtcctccaaaaaaaaaaaaaggtttgatAAAGTCTTCAATCAGTCAAggctatttttttttggtttcccacggtatcccccaacccggcaggtcaaggactaatccgccacggtactgagctccatttaagggtttgccgctggccaatgggttgctgcatgcacaagacgggattcgaacccccgacacttgcttaagcggactagtgagctaaccactagaccaacccaacttggttaaTCAGTCAAGGCTATATGAGTCCGACAAGAAGGACTCTTTCTTGGGCTAGATTCCCACACGGCTCTCATCAAGCTGTTTACGTTTTTAATAcgatttgaattttattagtatatttttataaattttaatcaatttaattttatttaaataattaaatttttaaattataaaatttgtattagtttgtaatttaaaatttaaatagatataatttaaattaataatttataaaattatatgtattCGTATTATGGTactcatataattaattatatttatttgatttaaaaaaaacagtAGTTAATTACTTAGTATGAAGTACTGgcatttagtttttttttttttacttttatttttgtactaTGTGCACaaattttttatcatcatcttttttttgtaatttttcgtattttttattttttatcatcattttttttttgtaatttttcttgtttcgTACACTCCAAaagaacaaaacaagaaaaaaaataaagttaaacaaataaaaagaagaaattaaaaaaaatctacaatAAACAccaaaagagaaggaaaaagaaattttaaaaaggagtaattattcaaattaaattttgcgaactttaatattaaatattttaactttttta
The Arachis duranensis cultivar V14167 chromosome 5, aradu.V14167.gnm2.J7QH, whole genome shotgun sequence genome window above contains:
- the LOC107487287 gene encoding uncharacterized protein LOC107487287, with protein sequence MFNNVRRISLFDEKSLNSTSSDTASMWNDFPSVPSDLPPLPADSVPSVPSLPSIASDVEVEQPAPSNYNYETHGIDEDHPGLNPDSERIVELQSDIHDKLGELMTNKSDQDVLSAAEALHGESNNIPFLEHLLDDLNKNEIEGEAYKDALDLSNRLGILPDKAALCDAAEPWQLGFQDAASPMMQGIIDLHHDIFFFLILILVFVSRILVRALWHFHYQKNPIPQRIVHGTTIEILRTIFPSIIPMFIAIPSFALLYSMDEVVVDPAITIKAIGHQWYRTYEYSDYNSSDEQSLTFDSYTIPEDDLELGQSSLLEADNRVVVPAKTHLRIIVTPADVPHSWAVPSLGVKCDAVPGRLNQISISVQREGVYYGQCSEICGTNHAFTPIVVEAVPSKDYGSRVSKFPSIIPMFIAIPSLALLYSMGGALSPLSALCASSPSVNGSSSTGWTSLLGSTSQEPSGVSSPSGVWTHFEHAANSPGSSTSVTPIPAEQAVPPANPVASGEAEAGPSHVAHFPYNEAEVIGGDSVLSIRTRLLEENPFASAEELRIAHLDAEDLFEVKADIAMEMSAHDPTGDWLNRGAWALGNPRTKTGEDSLENLLIIRDKLRQRDWETIRNLQERMLFRRG